In Mastigocladopsis repens PCC 10914, a single window of DNA contains:
- a CDS encoding heavy-metal-associated domain-containing protein: MALKMNVPNIACEDCAATISESIHVMEPDAKVDVDVKAKTVTVESAASEESIKQAIVAAGYHIEGYQ, from the coding sequence ATGGCATTAAAAATGAACGTTCCGAACATTGCCTGTGAGGATTGTGCAGCAACGATTTCCGAATCTATCCACGTTATGGAACCCGACGCCAAGGTGGATGTGGATGTAAAAGCTAAAACTGTGACTGTGGAGTCTGCTGCTTCTGAGGAGTCAATCAAACAGGCAATTGTTGCTGCGGGGTACCACATCGAAGGATATCAGTAG
- the alaS gene encoding alanine--tRNA ligase codes for MSHHPQYLGGNEIRALFLDFFAQRGHQILPSASLVPEDPTVLLTIAGMLPFKPIFLGQRNPEFKRATTSQKCIRTNDIENVGRTKRHHTFFEMLGNFSFGDYFKEQAIAWGWELSTKVFGLPPEQLVVSVFEEDDEAFAIWRDQIGVPEARIKRMGVDDNFWVSGPTGPCGPCSEIYYDFHPERGDDNIDLEDDSRFIEVYNLVFMQYNRDAEGNLTPLANKNIDTGMGLERMAQVLQKVPNNYETDLVFPIIKTAADIAGIDYESADKKTKVSLKVIGDHVRAVVHMIADEIRASNVGRGYVLRRLIRRVVRHGRLIGIQGEFTTQVAETAIALSESAYPNVRQRENAIKAELQREESQFLRTLERGEKLLEEIIAQVQSKGETQISGESAFTLYDTYGFPLELTQEIAAEYNLTIDEAGFDAEMQKQVERAKEAHKTIDLTVQGSLDKLAEHIHATEFLGYTQPVATSKVEVVLVNGVSQEEAEAGTEVQIVLDQTPFYAESGGQIGDRGYISGDGVLVTIHDVKKESDFFVHFGHIERGTIRVGDAVTAQIDPANRRRAQANHTATHLLQAALKKTVDEGISQAGSLVSFDRLRFDFNCPRPLTPEEVQQVEKLVNIWIAEAHSAKVETLPLAEAKARGAVAMFGEKYGEEVRVIDFPGVSMELCGGTHVSNTAEIGVFKIVSEAGVASGVRRIEAVSGPAILDYLNVRDKVVKDLSDRFKVKPEELPDRITTLQNELKTTQKELETLKSQLAIAKSDSLLQTVESVGNYKILVAKMEDVDPESLKTVAERLLQKVGNGAIVLGSVPEEGKVSLVAAFSPEVNKKGLQAGKFIGTIAKICGGGGGGRPNLAQAGGRDASKLPEALEQARSELRSALG; via the coding sequence ATGTCTCATCATCCCCAGTACCTCGGCGGTAACGAAATTCGCGCCTTATTCCTTGACTTCTTCGCGCAAAGGGGACACCAAATTCTCCCAAGTGCTTCCCTCGTTCCAGAAGACCCAACTGTACTGCTGACAATTGCGGGGATGCTACCATTTAAACCCATCTTCCTAGGACAGCGCAACCCGGAATTCAAGCGTGCGACGACTTCCCAAAAATGCATCCGCACCAATGATATCGAAAATGTCGGACGCACTAAACGGCATCATACGTTTTTTGAAATGTTGGGTAACTTCAGTTTTGGGGACTATTTCAAAGAACAAGCGATCGCCTGGGGTTGGGAGTTGTCAACAAAAGTCTTTGGTTTACCCCCAGAACAACTCGTTGTTAGTGTCTTTGAGGAAGACGATGAAGCTTTTGCAATCTGGCGCGATCAGATCGGTGTTCCGGAAGCTAGAATCAAGCGCATGGGGGTAGATGATAACTTTTGGGTATCTGGTCCCACTGGTCCTTGCGGTCCATGTTCGGAAATATACTACGACTTCCACCCTGAACGCGGCGACGACAATATAGACTTAGAAGACGACAGCCGGTTCATTGAGGTTTATAACCTCGTCTTCATGCAATACAATCGGGATGCTGAAGGCAACTTAACACCACTTGCCAACAAGAACATCGACACCGGGATGGGTTTGGAGAGAATGGCGCAAGTTCTCCAAAAAGTTCCCAACAACTACGAAACTGATTTGGTTTTCCCGATTATCAAAACAGCAGCGGATATTGCTGGGATAGATTACGAATCGGCTGATAAGAAAACCAAAGTCTCCTTAAAAGTGATTGGCGATCATGTTCGTGCCGTCGTCCATATGATAGCCGATGAAATTCGCGCCTCCAACGTGGGACGAGGTTATGTGCTGCGTCGCCTGATTCGTCGGGTTGTCCGTCACGGGAGATTGATTGGCATTCAAGGAGAATTTACCACCCAAGTTGCGGAGACGGCGATCGCTCTTTCAGAATCAGCATACCCCAACGTGCGGCAACGCGAAAATGCCATCAAAGCCGAACTGCAACGCGAAGAGTCTCAGTTTTTGAGAACTTTGGAACGCGGCGAAAAACTGCTTGAGGAAATCATTGCCCAGGTACAAAGCAAAGGCGAAACCCAAATCAGCGGTGAAAGTGCTTTTACTTTGTACGATACCTACGGTTTCCCTCTAGAACTCACTCAAGAAATTGCTGCTGAATACAACCTCACCATTGATGAGGCGGGTTTCGATGCAGAAATGCAAAAGCAGGTAGAACGCGCCAAGGAAGCACACAAAACCATCGATTTAACCGTGCAAGGTTCTCTCGACAAGCTGGCGGAACACATCCACGCGACAGAATTTTTAGGTTACACCCAACCTGTAGCGACATCTAAAGTCGAAGTGGTGTTGGTTAATGGCGTCTCCCAAGAAGAAGCAGAAGCAGGAACAGAAGTACAAATTGTCCTCGACCAAACCCCATTTTATGCAGAGTCGGGAGGACAAATAGGCGATCGCGGTTATATCTCCGGCGATGGCGTCCTCGTGACAATTCACGACGTTAAGAAAGAATCTGATTTCTTTGTTCACTTCGGACACATCGAACGCGGTACAATCCGAGTAGGAGATGCTGTAACCGCACAAATTGACCCAGCTAATCGTCGCCGCGCCCAAGCCAACCACACCGCAACTCACCTATTGCAAGCAGCGTTGAAGAAAACTGTCGATGAAGGGATATCGCAAGCTGGTTCACTTGTATCGTTCGACAGGTTGCGGTTTGACTTCAACTGTCCGCGTCCTCTGACACCAGAAGAAGTGCAGCAAGTTGAGAAACTGGTGAACATTTGGATTGCCGAAGCACATTCTGCAAAAGTGGAAACTTTGCCCTTAGCAGAAGCAAAAGCCAGAGGTGCTGTTGCTATGTTCGGTGAAAAGTACGGCGAAGAAGTGCGGGTGATTGACTTCCCAGGTGTATCAATGGAACTGTGCGGTGGGACTCACGTCAGTAACACTGCGGAGATAGGCGTTTTCAAAATCGTCTCGGAAGCTGGGGTAGCTTCGGGAGTGCGGCGGATTGAAGCTGTTTCTGGTCCGGCTATCTTAGATTACTTGAATGTCCGTGATAAAGTCGTTAAAGATTTGAGCGATCGCTTTAAGGTAAAACCTGAAGAACTTCCCGACAGAATCACCACTCTGCAAAACGAACTCAAAACCACCCAGAAGGAACTGGAAACCCTGAAGTCACAACTTGCTATTGCTAAATCTGATAGCTTGCTGCAAACTGTCGAGTCGGTTGGCAATTATAAAATTCTCGTTGCCAAGATGGAAGACGTTGATCCAGAATCCTTAAAAACCGTAGCCGAACGCTTGCTGCAAAAAGTCGGTAATGGTGCGATCGTGCTAGGTTCAGTTCCGGAAGAAGGAAAAGTTAGCCTAGTTGCTGCTTTCAGTCCAGAGGTGAACAAAAAAGGCTTGCAAGCAGGTAAATTTATTGGTACAATAGCCAAAATTTGCGGTGGTGGCGGTGGCGGACGTCCTAACTTAGCGCAAGCAGGCGGACGCGATGCGAGTAAATTGCCAGAGGCGTTGGAACAAGCGCGGAGTGAGTTGCGATCAGCTTTGGGTTAA
- a CDS encoding DUF4870 domain-containing protein, with amino-acid sequence MQVTYDSDKRRLLSSLCHGSIFFSTALLSIGVPIAINLISDDPVVKSNAKESINFHFNVWFWAILIGVPIGILSWLTFGIGGILFFPVVAFGFALHWGLTIWALLHCFSKPDEPFRYPFIFRLF; translated from the coding sequence ATGCAAGTTACGTACGATTCTGATAAGCGCAGATTACTATCATCTCTGTGTCATGGGTCGATTTTCTTTAGTACAGCATTGTTGTCGATTGGGGTTCCAATTGCAATTAACTTAATTTCCGATGACCCAGTTGTAAAAAGCAACGCTAAAGAATCAATTAATTTTCACTTCAATGTTTGGTTTTGGGCAATCTTAATTGGAGTTCCAATTGGGATTCTATCTTGGCTGACCTTTGGTATTGGCGGAATTTTATTTTTCCCTGTTGTTGCTTTTGGCTTTGCACTGCATTGGGGACTGACAATTTGGGCGCTGTTGCACTGTTTCAGCAAGCCCGATGAACCGTTCCGTTATCCGTTTATTTTTCGACTGTTTTAA
- a CDS encoding GNAT family N-acetyltransferase — translation MTYQIVANLTENQISDLLDLYKNEFWSNKRKREDVLKMLAASDIVVALVDESDRLIAFTRVLTDFVYRATIYDVIVKPTLRKMGLGAKLIDAVITHSELASVEQFALYCLPEMIPFYERWGFTAEIDLQIMFMSRTNPFHKIS, via the coding sequence ATGACGTATCAAATTGTTGCAAATTTGACTGAAAACCAGATTTCAGATCTCCTGGATTTATACAAAAACGAATTTTGGAGTAACAAACGCAAACGTGAGGACGTTCTTAAAATGCTTGCAGCGTCGGATATTGTCGTCGCTTTGGTAGATGAGAGCGATCGCTTGATTGCTTTTACTCGTGTTCTCACCGACTTTGTGTACAGGGCAACTATTTATGATGTCATCGTTAAACCAACGCTTAGAAAAATGGGGCTTGGTGCTAAGTTGATAGATGCAGTGATCACTCATTCTGAGTTAGCCTCGGTTGAGCAATTTGCTCTTTATTGTTTGCCAGAGATGATTCCTTTTTATGAACGTTGGGGCTTCACTGCTGAGATTGACCTACAGATCATGTTCATGTCTCGAACAAACCCATTTCATAAAATATCATGA
- a CDS encoding protein tyrosine phosphatase family protein, translated as MSNNIEDIYNFLKISDSMATSGQPTKEQFSAIKQAGYQTVVNLALAESTNALPDEKQIVEAQDMQYVHIPVVWEKPTLENVNEFFSVMEANTDKKVFVHCAANMRVSAFMYLYRRLHECISEEDAKKDLQKIWVPNENWQNFMNQVIDNSH; from the coding sequence ATGAGTAATAACATTGAAGACATCTACAACTTCCTGAAAATATCAGATTCCATGGCCACTTCTGGACAACCGACTAAAGAACAGTTTTCGGCAATCAAGCAAGCAGGATATCAAACTGTTGTGAATTTGGCACTAGCAGAATCTACCAACGCTTTACCTGATGAAAAACAAATTGTGGAAGCTCAAGATATGCAGTATGTACATATTCCAGTGGTTTGGGAAAAACCCACGCTTGAAAATGTGAACGAATTTTTTAGTGTCATGGAAGCAAACACAGACAAAAAAGTTTTTGTTCATTGTGCGGCTAACATGAGAGTTTCAGCATTCATGTATCTTTATCGCCGCCTACATGAATGCATAAGTGAGGAAGATGCAAAAAAAGACTTACAGAAAATTTGGGTTCCAAATGAAAACTGGCAGAATTTTATGAACCAGGTTATTGATAATTCTCATTAA
- a CDS encoding CHAT domain-containing protein, giving the protein MLRRLWRWLKRFFQRLFGSKHPSPQAGGHTKVEPLKQPTDAEYEALFLKLLAGVNEGWSRGRVRGFLDANKITQVGLVEWLRRFGETLLVSSAQNTELASRMVQLGEVGIGEVGEVAHEIGMRLLKREGETNHIAVEDAEEREEEDAEAWFDRGVEQYMAGEFEQTIASFDRAIEFKPDFHQAWHNRGMALDKLGRFEEAIASFDRAIEFKPDFHQAWLNRGIAAGNSVNYHPHLAFMSAIAKKNPALNQRDYEGKLASYEEGLKYCQQDTHPEGWGMLHWAIGNAHYSQWRDNYSLRRLYLGQSVSSYNKALKTLTETDFPELHLEVLQDLIGVRQHLGETAKAQELQRRATDMLRRLLDECKSPGEKKRLGLKFAGFQQFSVDLAVQLGNWSAALELAEQGKKTCLSWLMDAGGDDSPKWEEIKQLLNSTTAIVYWHLSPADLHTFILKPDALSPIVISPPLEEGELESSAAVERLHKFEDWVKDWNKQYANYRKSKDKQREDENTWRDNLPELLRKLAKILDIPAIVNALNLTPQHISLQGQGELNSPSLQGDGLGESIQNVILIPHRDLHRFPLHALFPNDFTISYLPSAQIGLLSPTPLKKTGYEQYTLLTIEHPNSKGYPSLEFAQIQSEAICRMFPNKNRLPSEQATKEAVITALSKKYDIFHFTGHGEDNFNNPALSHLALAGDEKLTLADIRDFDLTSYRLVSLAACETALTGDHTITTEYVGLVSGFMGCGVAHVVSTLWTVESAASALVMMKFYELLRQDKPEVVALAAATQWLRNVTNAELAEWYATEIVKFPEDEGILHRFLSRYLNIIKNKTEPSKQPYNHPYFWAAFTITGIPSCNQ; this is encoded by the coding sequence ATGCTCAGGCGACTTTGGCGGTGGCTCAAACGGTTTTTTCAGCGGTTATTTGGTAGTAAGCACCCATCTCCTCAAGCGGGGGGACACACAAAGGTAGAACCACTCAAACAGCCGACAGATGCGGAGTATGAAGCGTTGTTCCTCAAACTGTTGGCTGGTGTGAATGAGGGCTGGAGTCGGGGACGGGTGCGGGGTTTCTTGGATGCAAATAAAATCACTCAGGTAGGTTTGGTGGAATGGTTGCGCCGCTTTGGCGAGACATTGCTAGTATCAAGCGCCCAGAATACAGAGTTAGCTTCCCGCATGGTGCAACTGGGTGAGGTGGGTATTGGGGAAGTGGGGGAGGTGGCACATGAAATTGGGATGCGGTTGTTGAAACGGGAAGGAGAAACGAACCACATAGCCGTGGAGGATGCAGAGGAAAGAGAGGAGGAAGATGCAGAAGCTTGGTTTGACCGAGGTGTTGAGCAATACATGGCAGGGGAGTTTGAACAAACAATTGCATCCTTCGACAGAGCAATTGAATTCAAACCTGACTTCCATCAAGCTTGGCACAACCGGGGCATGGCGCTGGATAAGTTAGGGCGATTTGAAGAAGCAATTGCATCCTTCGACAGAGCAATTGAATTCAAACCCGATTTCCATCAAGCTTGGTTAAATCGGGGTATTGCGGCAGGAAATTCAGTGAATTATCATCCCCACCTGGCTTTTATGAGTGCTATCGCCAAAAAAAATCCTGCCCTTAATCAGCGTGATTATGAGGGGAAATTGGCAAGCTATGAGGAAGGGTTGAAATATTGCCAGCAAGACACTCACCCAGAAGGCTGGGGAATGTTGCATTGGGCGATAGGTAATGCACACTATTCTCAATGGCGCGACAATTATTCCCTTCGCCGCCTCTATTTAGGACAATCTGTTAGCAGTTATAATAAGGCGCTGAAAACTCTCACAGAGACTGATTTTCCTGAGTTGCATCTGGAAGTTTTGCAAGACTTAATTGGCGTTCGGCAACATTTGGGGGAAACTGCCAAAGCCCAAGAACTCCAGAGACGTGCTACAGATATGTTGCGACGCTTGCTGGATGAATGTAAAAGTCCTGGTGAGAAAAAGCGGTTAGGTTTGAAGTTTGCAGGTTTTCAGCAGTTCAGCGTTGATTTAGCTGTGCAGTTAGGAAACTGGAGTGCTGCGCTGGAACTGGCAGAACAGGGGAAAAAGACCTGCTTATCTTGGCTGATGGATGCTGGAGGTGATGACTCACCCAAGTGGGAGGAGATAAAACAGCTGCTTAATTCCACTACCGCTATAGTTTACTGGCATCTCAGCCCAGCAGATCTACACACCTTTATCCTCAAACCTGACGCCCTATCACCTATCGTTATATCTCCTCCTCTCGAGGAGGGTGAGTTGGAGAGCTCAGCAGCAGTGGAACGCTTGCACAAGTTTGAGGACTGGGTGAAAGATTGGAATAAACAATACGCGAATTATCGCAAGAGCAAAGACAAGCAACGTGAAGACGAAAACACATGGCGCGACAATTTGCCCGAATTGCTTCGCAAGCTGGCTAAGATTCTTGATATCCCGGCTATTGTTAACGCCCTAAACCTAACCCCCCAGCACATTTCTCTACAAGGACAGGGCGAGCTAAATTCCCCTTCTCTACAGGGGGATGGGTTAGGGGAGTCAATCCAAAACGTCATTTTGATTCCTCACCGTGACTTACACCGCTTCCCCCTCCATGCACTGTTTCCTAATGACTTCACCATCAGCTATCTACCTAGCGCCCAAATTGGCTTGCTCTCCCCAACCCCCCTTAAAAAGACAGGCTATGAGCAGTACACTTTACTAACTATCGAACATCCCAACAGCAAAGGTTATCCCTCATTGGAATTTGCCCAAATTCAGTCTGAGGCGATTTGCCGGATGTTCCCCAACAAAAATCGTCTTCCCTCGGAACAAGCCACAAAAGAAGCAGTTATAACCGCTTTGTCCAAAAAATACGATATTTTTCACTTTACAGGGCATGGCGAAGACAATTTCAACAATCCTGCTTTATCCCACTTGGCGTTAGCGGGTGACGAAAAACTAACTCTTGCCGATATCCGCGATTTTGATTTGACAAGCTACCGACTTGTCAGTCTTGCGGCTTGCGAAACCGCTCTCACGGGTGATCACACCATCACAACAGAATATGTGGGGCTTGTCAGTGGCTTTATGGGTTGCGGTGTGGCTCATGTTGTCAGTACCCTGTGGACTGTGGAATCAGCCGCTAGCGCTTTGGTGATGATGAAATTTTACGAACTGCTTCGACAAGACAAACCAGAGGTGGTAGCTTTGGCTGCGGCTACCCAATGGTTGCGAAATGTCACAAATGCGGAGCTTGCAGAATGGTATGCAACCGAAATTGTTAAATTTCCCGAAGATGAAGGCATCCTTCACCGTTTTTTGTCACGCTATTTAAACATTATTAAGAATAAAACCGAACCAAGTAAACAACCCTATAATCACCCTTACTTCTGGGCAGCTTTTACAATTACAGGGATTCCATCATGCAACCAGTAG
- the rnhA gene encoding ribonuclease HI yields the protein MSSVLTIQSIYTDGACTGNPGPGGWGVVVYFSDGSIHEIGGASSRTTNNKMEMQAAIAALEFLKDSGQTEPIPLYTDSEYLINCVTKWVRGWKKRGWKKADGSPVLNQDLLETLDDLNSPRVKWEHVRGHAGNVGNERCDAIARAFANGKTLSLQQQDFSNFHQIIEQKSEVNVSTGADFATNSTIINTKKQEISTLGTDITTMEPQTHSASSVSEEVPRETRVTQLQNLVETLRIADEIAEKGYLITSSELADLMDVHASAVTSRGDEWRWRNWIVSRVRREGNQILWELERGDRVENEE from the coding sequence ATGTCTTCAGTTCTCACAATCCAAAGTATATACACCGATGGTGCTTGCACAGGCAATCCTGGTCCTGGTGGTTGGGGTGTCGTTGTCTATTTCAGTGATGGTTCCATCCACGAAATAGGTGGTGCATCCTCCCGAACTACTAATAACAAGATGGAGATGCAAGCAGCGATCGCCGCCCTCGAATTTTTAAAAGACTCAGGACAAACCGAACCCATCCCCCTCTACACTGACAGCGAATACCTCATCAATTGTGTAACCAAGTGGGTTAGAGGTTGGAAAAAGCGAGGTTGGAAAAAGGCAGATGGAAGCCCTGTTCTTAACCAAGACCTGTTGGAAACCTTAGACGACCTCAATAGCCCACGGGTAAAATGGGAGCATGTCCGGGGTCATGCAGGTAATGTTGGTAACGAACGTTGTGATGCGATCGCCCGCGCCTTCGCCAATGGCAAAACCCTATCTCTGCAACAACAAGACTTCTCTAATTTTCACCAAATCATAGAGCAAAAAAGCGAGGTCAATGTATCAACAGGAGCTGATTTTGCCACAAACTCTACAATAATTAACACAAAGAAACAGGAAATCAGTACTCTGGGAACAGATATAACCACTATGGAACCACAAACCCACTCTGCTAGCTCTGTAAGCGAGGAAGTTCCTCGAGAGACGAGGGTCACGCAACTGCAAAACTTAGTTGAAACCCTCCGTATTGCTGACGAAATTGCCGAAAAAGGCTACCTCATTACCAGTTCCGAACTGGCAGACCTGATGGATGTCCACGCCAGCGCTGTCACGAGTCGTGGCGACGAGTGGCGCTGGCGGAACTGGATTGTATCACGAGTGCGACGAGAAGGCAATCAAATTCTCTGGGAACTGGAACGAGGGGACCGGGTCGAAAATGAAGAGTGA
- the cruG gene encoding 2'-O-glycosyltransferase CruG has product MLDTWTIASAISLLLLLIQLPATAILLSRLLTGPSRHPPIAPKNPTPEFLGAVSVVIPTLNEALRISPLLDAISQQSYEVREIIVVDSKSGDGTPDLVKAAQQKDPRFRLMTDDPLPTDWVGRPWALHYGFLQTSEGSEWFLGMDADTQPSPGLVAGLVKTAEASGYDLVSLSPQFILKYPGECWLQPALLMTLLYRFHPAGVNTQESERVMANGQCFLCRRSVLAAVGGYTSASGSFCDDVTLARNIAASGFKVGFLDGAKVLKVRMYEGAMETWEQWGRSLDLKDASSRPQLWGDLWLLSAVQGLPLIVVLTYLFLSPPPPLLYSPTPPLLLLALNLFLLVIRFAMLFAIAPSYDRTQAKGGWLFWLSPLADPVAVLRIFLSAFRTPREWRGRKY; this is encoded by the coding sequence GTGCTAGACACATGGACGATAGCAAGTGCTATCTCACTCTTATTACTGCTTATCCAATTACCAGCAACAGCAATTCTGCTGTCGCGCCTCCTTACTGGACCTAGCCGCCATCCTCCCATTGCACCCAAAAATCCCACACCAGAATTTTTGGGTGCTGTCAGTGTTGTCATTCCCACCCTGAATGAGGCTCTTCGTATTAGTCCCCTGCTAGACGCCATAAGTCAGCAAAGCTACGAAGTCCGGGAAATTATCGTTGTAGATAGCAAGTCTGGTGATGGCACACCCGACTTGGTAAAAGCAGCACAGCAGAAAGACCCCCGCTTTCGCCTGATGACGGATGATCCCCTACCCACTGATTGGGTGGGGCGTCCTTGGGCGTTGCATTACGGCTTTTTGCAGACCTCAGAGGGGAGTGAGTGGTTTTTGGGTATGGATGCTGATACACAACCCTCACCTGGTTTAGTTGCTGGTTTGGTGAAGACAGCAGAAGCTTCTGGCTATGACTTGGTTTCCCTCTCACCCCAATTCATTCTCAAGTATCCAGGAGAGTGCTGGCTACAACCAGCATTGTTGATGACTCTGCTTTACCGATTTCACCCTGCTGGTGTCAACACGCAGGAGTCAGAACGGGTGATGGCAAATGGGCAATGCTTTTTGTGCCGTCGCTCTGTTCTGGCCGCTGTGGGTGGCTATACCAGTGCGAGTGGTTCTTTTTGTGATGATGTCACCTTAGCACGGAATATAGCCGCCTCTGGATTTAAGGTCGGCTTTTTAGATGGGGCAAAAGTGCTGAAGGTGCGGATGTATGAGGGAGCAATGGAAACTTGGGAACAATGGGGGCGCAGCCTTGACCTGAAAGACGCGTCCTCCCGCCCTCAACTTTGGGGGGATTTATGGCTACTTTCAGCAGTTCAAGGTCTACCCCTCATAGTCGTCCTCACCTACCTCTTCCTTTCTCCCCCTCCTCCACTCCTCTACTCCCCCACTCCCCCCCTCCTCCTATTAGCGCTGAATCTCTTTCTACTGGTGATTCGTTTTGCAATGCTTTTTGCGATCGCACCTTCCTATGACCGCACCCAAGCAAAGGGTGGCTGGTTGTTCTGGCTTTCGCCTTTAGCTGACCCAGTAGCGGTGCTGCGAATTTTCTTATCTGCATTCCGCACTCCAAGAGAGTGGCGGGGACGAAAATACTAG
- the cruF gene encoding gamma-carotene 1'-hydroxylase CruF, with amino-acid sequence MRQLVIAERVCLTSHILAKAFGLIGILLVIPNAAIILDLGGVGQTAMQLSLADGGVVDIILGTIAVSIYAYRVLGWRAWLGFMLPAMSISVGSELLGTSTGFPFGDYSYLSGLGYKIAGLVPFTIPLSWFYVGLSSYLIARAGLGVAQNPSLARHVGAIALGAMLFTCWDFALEPAMSQTTLPFWYWENPGAFFGTPYQNYAGWFGTSALFMTVAALLWRNTPIKLERSQLWVPLVVYLSNFFFAAGLSLAAGFAIPVSLGFVIGVVPAVALWWRSKAPSAHVAVAPTTTEVSVASVKVAVE; translated from the coding sequence ATGAGACAACTTGTTATCGCTGAGCGCGTATGCCTCACGAGTCATATCTTGGCAAAGGCTTTTGGACTGATAGGCATTCTATTGGTCATACCTAATGCCGCAATTATTTTGGACTTAGGAGGAGTTGGACAAACAGCCATGCAGTTGAGTTTGGCTGATGGCGGTGTGGTAGATATTATTTTGGGGACAATAGCTGTCTCCATTTATGCATACCGGGTATTGGGATGGCGCGCTTGGCTAGGGTTTATGCTGCCAGCTATGTCAATATCGGTGGGCAGTGAATTACTAGGAACTAGCACTGGGTTTCCCTTTGGAGACTACAGTTACTTAAGTGGCTTAGGATATAAAATTGCGGGGCTTGTACCATTTACAATTCCCTTATCCTGGTTTTATGTGGGCTTGTCTTCTTACCTGATTGCTCGTGCCGGTCTGGGTGTCGCTCAAAATCCCAGTTTAGCGCGCCACGTAGGTGCCATAGCCTTGGGCGCAATGCTGTTCACCTGCTGGGACTTTGCATTAGAACCAGCCATGAGTCAAACAACTCTCCCCTTTTGGTATTGGGAAAATCCAGGAGCGTTCTTTGGAACACCCTACCAAAACTATGCTGGTTGGTTTGGCACTAGCGCTCTATTCATGACAGTAGCAGCTTTGCTATGGAGAAACACGCCAATTAAATTGGAGCGATCGCAACTCTGGGTACCCTTAGTCGTTTATCTCAGCAATTTTTTCTTCGCTGCTGGACTCAGCTTAGCAGCTGGATTTGCTATCCCAGTTTCTCTGGGCTTTGTGATTGGTGTCGTTCCTGCTGTAGCACTTTGGTGGAGATCAAAAGCCCCATCTGCTCATGTTGCTGTTGCACCGACAACTACTGAAGTTTCTGTAGCGAGCGTCAAAGTTGCCGTTGAGTAG
- the rpmA gene encoding 50S ribosomal protein L27, producing MAHKKGTGSTRNGRDSNAQRLGVKRYGGQVVLAGNILVRQRGTKFHPGNNVGIGSDDTLFALIDGVVTFERKGKTRKKVSVYPVAAAAEVVAS from the coding sequence ATGGCTCATAAGAAAGGAACAGGTAGTACACGCAACGGTCGTGACTCTAACGCTCAACGACTAGGCGTCAAGCGCTACGGCGGTCAAGTTGTCTTGGCGGGAAATATCCTAGTGCGTCAGCGCGGCACTAAATTTCATCCTGGTAATAACGTTGGTATTGGCAGCGATGACACTCTGTTTGCCTTAATTGACGGCGTGGTTACGTTTGAACGCAAGGGCAAAACTCGCAAAAAAGTTAGCGTTTACCCAGTGGCTGCGGCAGCTGAAGTAGTCGCTAGTTAG
- the rplU gene encoding 50S ribosomal protein L21, giving the protein MTYAIIETGGKQLRVEPGRFYDIELLSAQEDEKVTIEAVLLVQHNGEVTIGQPLVTGAKVEGTVMRHFRGRKVLVYKMKPKKKTRKKRGHRQEITRLLINSISLNDSVLASEETAITLTPEAEVSSQATATTETQEAAATPVGDNPPAEETATE; this is encoded by the coding sequence ATGACCTACGCAATTATTGAAACTGGTGGCAAACAATTACGAGTCGAACCAGGTCGCTTTTACGATATTGAACTACTTTCTGCTCAAGAGGACGAGAAAGTTACTATAGAAGCAGTCTTGTTGGTGCAGCATAACGGCGAAGTCACCATAGGACAGCCACTTGTGACAGGGGCGAAGGTAGAAGGAACGGTGATGCGGCATTTTAGAGGTCGCAAAGTCCTGGTTTATAAAATGAAACCGAAAAAGAAAACGCGTAAAAAGCGGGGTCATCGCCAGGAAATCACCAGATTATTGATTAACTCAATTAGTCTCAATGATTCAGTACTTGCCTCAGAAGAAACCGCAATCACTCTAACACCAGAAGCTGAAGTAAGTTCACAAGCAACTGCAACAACTGAAACTCAAGAAGCTGCTGCAACACCCGTTGGTGATAACCCACCTGCTGAAGAAACTGCTACTGAATAA